The window aaaggatccagtgggttctagggtctctcacccaagggacacgattgccctacttgctgactttagggtctcttacccaagggacacgattgccctacttgctaatttagagcctttcacccaagggacacgattgctcTACTTGCTTACGTTGCATCtaatataataaaatttaatgttcaatgaatggtagacatacatgtaagattaataattatttcacaacAAAATATTAACAATATAATTTTTAGTTAATAATTCTAGATTTAAATTtttgttgaaactttaataatgtaattaagttattatttgataatttaaaatttattattattattattattcttatctaactatttaaatctaaattcagaattttattattatttatttttaaatctaaattgaattaggttaaggaagatattaatttggactttggatattattattattatataaattatttgttacaacattatgtcagtatgattaaccttgttttataattgactatctaaattaataaatttactttttttgatacatttaatataattattatagtacttttatgttaaattgttaatatttacataatttttttaaaaataataaattatatttattacaacttttatatattatcaaataaaacttttctattttgttacttatagcataatcatataaatactattaaatacttatgtattaattatgtaatataatattatcttacacatgtttactttaattatgttatatattttgtcaatatttttttttataacctataattatattgtattactactatattattatgagacataatatttatatttcactataccttaatgatcttataaaccttttttattttattttattttattatatatcatattaatactgattacatattataattatataatttataatttgttattattattattattatacatttttattttattttcataatcatatttgcttatatatacttatcaatcttacatcacttatgTTCATAATTCTACATAATgaatcatcaatactttaaataattaattttatattctgtttgtactgtaaaatattgtaagatattataatttatttgagatttagtttaataaattttttaacaaaaaaaatttaagaattaataaaataatcttaaataaactatttattttattctataattttattttatttcattattaaatatttttaaaaaaagagtaaaatagaaattcctaaatgagtagattccctacataaaaaaaaatattcaactgacaataatatttctacgaaaatttggattaaataaacataataataactgaaaatggtaaatttcaggttaagatcacctaccttaaagtctgacgatccggccccgctttaatctctctctcttgatttacagtgctctctctctctcccactctatttttttttttatgattgattccttcgattctttctctctctctctctctctctctctctctctctctctctctctttttataaaTGGATGCATAATGGAATAGAGGAGTGGGAATTATGGgcggtttcatttagtgggaggttcggcggccattaccgtacaaaacggaaggaaagtggagaaggtggtttagtggaagatataacttttattttttattttatttttattttttaagatatagtgggtcccactaacaataatttaaatctactccgttcatcatctcggcctggctaagagaagatataaggcaaaaaaatgaggctgatctgaaactcaggtgggccacacgcaaacGGACGGTAgggttagttcccacaaaaaaaatgggttgttacagATCACATCACCTGGGTTCTTTAATATAGCATGGGATGTGAATGATGGAACTATTTTTGAAGAGTTTCATGAGTTTGGTGCTGTTTACTCATCCACTTATATGCTGATTTCTGATGGACTTATATGTTGTTCATtctcacaagccacccgcctcacacgggccgcccacctcgagtgtgtccccgcatcccacaagctaccccactcgagcccggtatgaaaataCCCCCGCATTAATTACCCCCGCATTaattacccccggtgaggagtcgcGAACttgagacctcctgctctgataccgctttgatgcaggacaattaaccacttgctttaaaagctcgaattgttagagtacggtgaatcaatccctttatctcatagcataGGCCCTacatctcataggttaggacctcggccgaacccctctcgtgggccccaaatcacatgggtaccgctttACACAAGCCACCCGAGTCACACTGGTGGGGCCCGCCtctcacgagccacccgcctcacacgggccacccactccgagtgtgaccccacatcccacaggctaccccacttgagcctggtgtgaaaatgcccctgcatttgCATTAAGGGTCTTAATGAGGGAATGTTTCTGATTTGTGGCAGGAGCTATTTGAAAGATTCTGGGATTGGGCTATTTCTTAGGCAATGGTTTTAAAGGGATTTCATATTTGTAATCAGGCCTCTTTGTGGGGGGGCCTGAATCACCCTGCTTTGTTGGTTGATCCCGCTCCATCCCGCTTTGGTTCATGTTGCAATGTTTTTGGCTCCATTTTTCTTATATAGAAGTTTAGTTaccatttatattaaaaaaaaaaaaaaaaaaaccccttatATTTTCTTGTTTTGTCTTGAGTTCTCTCTCTCCTCAGGGttgttttaaaaatttttgtttgTCCCTATTGTATCTGTTCTGTTGCTTCTTTTTAATAAATTCTTTGACAAACCATAAAAAAAGTGTTTTCTTGTATAGAAACTGGATAAGTGTACATTTTCTTTGTCTCCCCATGTTTTTAACCCCCTTCATTCAATTGGGAGGAGTTTTCCACCTAAATTGCCCCTGGGGATTATGAAATACCACACAGAATATTTGAAAATTATTCCAAAATCTACAAAATTTTCTGACAGAACTTCTGTTCCAATTTCCAAAACAAATCCGATAAGGAATGGAACTTCTGAAACAGGCCGAACAGGGCAGAACATGGACAGGGTATATGTTGGTAAAATATGTAGAACGGCTCCTGCTCTGAAGCGCTTTTTCTGTTTGCTTAGCctaatttgaatggtctggtCCCCCTCTCAATCTTCTAAGGATCCTTCCCAGGTGTCATTGGTCCTTGTGTGTCATTTGCTGTAAACCACACAAACTCCAAAGAAGCACAAACTTTATATTTAAATGTTGTTTTTGTTTATGTGAAATGACTGTGTATCCATAGTGTGCACTGAGCCACTGAGAGTCAGTGCTGCACTCATACCTCCAATGTCCACTAATGGTGGGCAATGTGCaggcttcttcttccttttttctttttttctttttttttttttcttttttcttttttttttttgttcttcttttttttttttcttttttttggtaccATGGGCAGGCATCTCAACACACATTTCAAAACAGGCAAGCGGAGATATTTAAAGGGCAttttctctaaaatgatatgatctCTTGGATATTCAGCTATTTTTCTGAACAGGTGCCTATAGCAAATTTTATGGCATGTATGGCCTGCAAATAGCAGTTAGGAAGaacgaaaaaagaagaagaagcaaagttGACAAAGAGTGGGAAGAAGGCCAGGAAGTGGGTCACTATGGAGATTTTAAAGAATGCTTGATCTCTGGTGGGGCCCTTCAGATCATAAATTTGGATTACCCCACTTGTACAGTCTGAGAAGGATCATATAGTCCCTCTGCAAGCGAGGGAAACTGTCCATACTTCATCTTTTGCTTTTGGTGACTCTGTTTCTTACAGGCAATGGATGATTCATTTGTTTATTGTCTTTATTTCGGGTTGGGAAGGCCTTTTCTTGTTGCAGCTTATTTGTACAGGGCTAATCTACGATGTCTTGGTGATCTGAAGCTCTCTAgaactttctgggattttatcactcaTGCATACTCATGTCCCCTTTATACTTACAGCTGCATGTGGAGCCATTCTGCATGTGATGTCAACATCGCTTCTTGGCATAACCGCAATTACCATGGCGAACAGCATTGCCGGCGAGGATATGGTCCATAAACTTGCTTCCCTTTTGCTTGTAGTTCTTGGAGGAAGTTACATTCTGTTGTTTATGCTGGGAAAGGGTGGTCACAGTCACTCTCACAACCATCCCATGGAGAAGATGGCCGTTGCGGGGCTTGTTCTTGTGCCGGCATTGTCCCCCTGTGCAACCACACTTCCGGTGTTCCTCGCTGTCGGCAACTCATCCTCCATGATGGTGCTTGCAATCATAGTGCTGCTTTTTAGGTATGCCGACCCACAGATGAAATTATTTTTGAGGACTGAATTGAGTATTTTGCTGCAATGCCACCTCAAATTGTGCTTTGTCCTAATAAATCCCTTgcccccattgatgattggaACTATTTATACAGCGGCACCCCAACCACCCATCATGGATTGGTTGTGGTACAAAAATTGCATAGATTGGATAATTCAGTGGACCTCACACATGGTTGGCAAACAGATCGATAAAACTAATTGTCTGCTTGCTCTCCACAGATAGGGTGATTTCTGAAATGGTGGGATTTATTCTTGGTGGCCCATCCATGCCTGGGCCTCCTGATGAGTGCTTCCAATCATTGACGGCAGGCTCTATGTACACTGTAGATTGTGGTGAAAAACAAGTGGGGTGGGGAGACAAAATGTTGATTGTACTTGTTTTGAAGACTCAGATGAGTCTGATGTGACttgaccgagtcgactcggactcaGTCGGACACTGTCCAGTTTGATACCATGAATCGTCCCTGACTCGGGTAAGTCGGTTCGATTCAGCCCTGACTCAGGAGAGTCCCAACTTGACTGAGGACCAAATGAGCCGGCCCAAGCTGCTGAGTCTTTTAGCCATCTTAGGGTGTGAAAGAAATCATCATATTGTGATAATGACATACAAGAATTTTCCCTTTGGGTTGTTCAAACATTTGTTCCATGATTTAGTGAGCTTAGAAGCTCCCTTGCCGACATATGATGCCATTGCCAAAATGTTAAAGTATTAGCAACTTCGACAGTGGGCCCATCTGATCAGtggtctggatcaccgaaccatggatCCCACATGTGGAAAGATTTAATTAAATAGTTCAGCATTTGTTTGGGGTATACATTTTTCCGAATTAATAGAATCATTGATTTTTGCAGCACTGTAATTGTGATGACTTCGCTGGTAGCTCTCTCGTTTTATGGTGCCAGCCAGCTCAAGTTCCATTGGGTGGAGCGCTACGACAAGCTTCTTGTTGGCACAGTGCTGTGCCTGGTCGGGATCTTGACACTCCTTTTCCATGACCATGAAGGACATGGccattccatgggagagaagttgCATAGAAGGCTCATTGGCCTGTGAGGATTAAGGTTGGGGAATGGTGATGCTATCTGATGTTTGGCCTTTACTCCTATGCATTCATTTTTATGCAGCAAATTCATATTTCAAAGAATGTTTTCAGTTAGATCAAAGATCAGGGCCACCAGACCGTTGTCAAGAGGAGGATGCTTCAGGAAATGAAGCCTGTCCATCAGCCGGCCATTCATGTGGACAAAGGGACGTGAAAGAAGGTAACCATTTACAGGTGGGGGACACTGGTTAATGAGTGGGATTTTATGTAACCGAAGGTAAAATCTTGCACGCATGATCATTTGGAGATGTGGGATGATTTGCACATGTGCTGTTCAGTGCAAGGAATCATGATTTCTTGGAATATCGTGTGATTAACAAGTATTTGTGTAATAGCTTTTTCACCTTGACCGGTGCTGTTAGGCTCATCCaatgaagttaaaaaaaaatgatgctgGATCAAGTCTACTAAGGTTAGGTTTTTGTGATAAATACAGACCAATTACTTGCTGGGGCCACTTGTGCTATGATTATGATAAAAACGTCCATAAATTTGCATGCTTTGGAATTTTGGGGTATGCTTTGTTGCACCAAATACCGTGAGATTTCATGATATTccattaatcagtctaatttggtgcaaccaaagacaACCATAGATGTCATTTCTGTTGTGTTTCTAATAGAGCGAATGCAATTTGCAGCTGCACTATTGAATGTGCCAAAGACCGACACCTGCCCAGATGTGTTTTGAGCTCCAGATCGTTCAGCTAACAGGCCCTACGGTGAATGTTCCTTGGATTCAAATGGAGGGTTCCACTCATGTGGTTGGCCAGACATGTATGGGAAATGATAAACAGTGGTccaaatgtgtggcccacatgatgggagGGCAGCTGATGTCGGCCCTCATAAGGGATCAACCTGATGAACTTTGTGGGTATCATAAATCTGTGCTATGTCTTCACTCAGGGGGTCGTGTTTTGTTGTGTTTGGTGCATGCAAACCAACCGCTGCAAATCACATTcctttaacacaagtgagttttAACTTTGGGACTCAAGAGGAACTTATAGATCCTGTGGGAGTCTTTGGATCCTTGTTCAGATGGTTACCAATTCCTGATTTtggcaaatttttatttttattttttattttacaaaatATTATAGGATTTCTTGAATGTCCCTTGTTTGATGATCCAAAATGTTGATATGATGGGTGTCACCCATGGTTCCAAAACTCACCAACTTGAAACTCGGTCGAGTCAGCTTGACTGGGCGAGATTTTGAGCTGAGTTGCTGGAAACTTGGTTCTGTACCCAGCTCAGCCTGGACTTGGAGAGACTCTTTGATTCAACTTGATGGCTTGGCGACTCAGTatgactcgaactgagtcactCTGTTTTTGAGGGGGAATTTCCTTAAAAATAAGGGATGGGTGTTGTTGTCGGTTCCAGTGAGTTTTGTTTTATATTAAATTTAACAATATTATATATCTATTAAGATTCTTAATATTTTAAATTCACGATAATTAAATACTGTGTCAAGTCGAGTCTTCATGTCAACCTGACCAGGCTAACAATGAGTTGAGTCTAAAGCTTTCTGGTATCTAAACTGTGGTGTCACCATGGATGGAAGATGGTATGAAAGGGTTGGGAATTATGAATTTAGGAAATGGCATCTCTTATTCATGGTGAGGCGAGAGATGCCTATAAGATCACATCTTGGATTGTCAAACCGGTCCCACAAGCATGAAATCCAACTtcttagaaaattttcttttgaggaTAAGTAAATCCATTTTTCACTTGCACACAACTGATTGCATGTTACAACTCACTTTTCATGCCTTCTGACCttttttaaggcctgtttggttcCTATTAATTGCTGGTAAATGCAAGGATCATCGTAATGAGGGAAGATGGGGAGGTAATCTGGCCTGGAAAACTGAATGGACAGGATTGCCTTTGTaaaagccatgggccccaccgtgatgtatgtttccgATTCACACCGCCAATACATTTTACTAGCTCAAtttggggcatgagcccaaaaatgaggcaaattgtaTCCTCAAGTAggccacgccacaagaaacaggGGTAATAAGGTCACCGTTAAAGACTGAAATTGGCACATGAAACACAATGATATGTATCTGacatctattcataaggttataagGTTAGAAagtcaacctgttcataaggttagaaAGCCGTTGATGaactaaaaacataaatattagttgGATTGTGGTCTAAGAGTTTCCAAGGTTATGTGTTTGATTTCCATTGTAGTCTGCAATGTGGTCGACATAAGCTTTGGATTTACAttgtttttaggctcatgccctaaaatgagttgataaaatgaatggatggtgtggattatacacatacattaaaatgtCCCTACAAATTTTAGCTTCTTTGAAAGAATGGATTGGGAAAGCTACAGACCTCTCCTGGTCGGTTAATGTATTTAGTTACACgtggtttcttttctttctttcttctttctttggcCTATATGGAGACGAGAATTCTAGCACTTTGTCCAAGTTATCCTTTTCATGAATCGGTCTTTTGGTGATGACTCTGTTATCAATTGTTAAGAATCTAACCAATGCACTAAAAGCCTTGAGATTGATGGAACCTATAAATTTAGGTTATTAAACCCTTAGATCATAACATATAATTCTCCTCATATTCGCTGCTTGTTGTTTTAACGAGTAGTGGGTGTGTCCCATACTCCCCTACAAGGTCCGGGCCATTGCCACATGTGCTTGAAAAGCAGGCCAATCTGGTCAATAGATGAGCCAGGTCTGGTCCACTACCACAAGTGCTTGAAAATCAAGCCAGTCTGGTCAATTGATGAGCCATCAgcaacctttttttaaaaagaaaaaccttACTGGTCACATTTTCATGCACTATGTAGAGAGATGCCAATGATGAGGCCTTGGCCAAGTAAAATCTATAATCTTTTATAGGTAGTTAAAAAACCTAATCTCAAAACAAATCTAAATTCGAGCATTTGTGATTGAAAACCTTGAGCCAGTTTGGAATGCGGGATTacatggtatggaattgcattagatgaaattaacatcgttattacacaatgattatatgtttAGAGATATCATGGTATTTCGATCATCCAATGGACCATGAAATTGTTATCAACGGATCAAATTTCACAATTAATATTGGTCAACTGCATGCATATGCAACCCGAATGTCATGTGTAATAGAAGGATATGAATAGagggtgtgaataaaacatatgcatcaacgAGAGAAGTCCATAGTATATATTGTTAGACTAGATGATATCATACCAAGATTAATCTAATCCTTACAGTAGTCTTCAAAAGCTTGATGGAACTGTTGCTATTGGGTTTGGTTTTCGGCAGTTGGAATGCGAGCATGCTAGGTTTTGCGGCTCAATTTAAACTAAATAATTATAACCCCAAGCGCTAAGATAGGCAGACACATAGTGTATGACCAAGATCTGATGAGATCAGTCGCCTATTCAACAACTTGCTCAATGTGTAAACATGATCATGCAATATTCAGAAGGCGGGGTTCATACTTTGATGATGAATTATACATTTGACTTCCGTATAAAagaacttttcaatacagataaaatgatacgagaaagaGATTTTTACAGTCGATCATGGAGTACAACTGTAAGACACTTTTTCATGTGAAGAACTGAATCTGATATACGAGTGCATACTCAAATAACAACTAAAATTATAAGTTACTTGATTAACGTTACAGATTACATTACGAAATGTGGACAACAAACTaaagtaaatgattatattaagaaatgtaatttacttatcaaataaagtaaatgattacacaatggaatgtaaaagactaattgtaacgccctgaagatcgggggtcgtgcatacgctcgactcccgagttcccggggtcacttataatcggttttcattaatatgcatttaattaggtttaaatgcgcagcctggagttcctggaacatgaagcacaaatgcacctgtcgactgaaatgaaagagaactagcatatatatatatatatatatatatatatatatatatatatatatatacacacacacacacacacacacacacacatatacatgaccaagaaaaaaaataataaagggtcgcacatggtgtcacccaacaaaatcataaaaaaataatatgttaaaaaaagaataaagttGAGCCCTCTGCACAGCGATCccacgacccatctactgatctgacagggtcctgctcatcaactggaagtaagggaactcgtcctcctcctcgaggttcgcatcgccaggcttcatgaaatctgtatcacctgcatctatgaacgggtctggttggtgttttaaaacaccgtcccagagtgggagtgagtgatcaactcagtgggtgatattagccttaagttgcaacaagtatcaattataataagaatttaatgaaaatcaatcaatcataaacatctatctagtcttgttaatgtgcatgcatgtaagatgatatgatgtatgctctcaccacaacgctccctcgtgcgacaacatctaacgatcgccaatgccaacactccctcagtgcgacttcgactgccgagtcgccaacctagctaatgccatgcaatgatgatgttaaccgggttcttagttaagtccattcatccagtagatttgggaatctgatacaccccacgtatcaaatgccctgaactagttgcgaggccatgaccccccaatgtgtgaggccgagaccccgcaatccttgaccccgtcgggtttcccccatccccgacttcaagcacatggggggtgctgaatgtggggtcgctcgcggtcactacggggaggcgtgtcaccccagagtaggccgacagctcggacatagtgtcccattccaccatgcccggctcacgagactgtggatcaatattccatccggtatcgatgggctacaacggtagtagggtgtttcagtttccatacatgtgtgagcaaacaaggttaacaaccaggtgggtcagccagtggactaaaccgcacgagcccaggcaagtatgtggcggaacgacatcgggtacaagcgactcatgtagcctaactactgctgcccacacgtactcgcccaaacccatgggtttagccttaaggtggtcctaccaacggaaccaccttcgctctcctcatgttcctgaccaacccaagggtaggaatagtgactcatagcatgccaactaccaatgtaacatcaagcatattcaacaccatgttctcatgttgctcaacatacaattcaaatttctctaacaagcaactattaatatcatgattaaagtgtaggtgtgtggtgtgggttagtgaggaagttaacacttcctccatattgagaaatcatatatacaagagcaataaattatacataagatgaagcaacacatataagaagaagaaatcaGCCATACataagcatgtaatcatccatacactagattatgagaggagcaagattaacatcaaagagaaataaacatacaattcatacaattccaacaatatgtcattcctaggtttttctagattctttcatacaacacaccaagcaaacaaaatcattaaactccaaccataactggtgctaggccacctaaggataatagtccgcacctatggatcgttggaggcttgaaagacgacctaggaagatgaatttttggggttgaacggccggaatccctaaagcaagcatttatATGTTAAAATCCATGTCAATCTCTTctaaatacatggatttcaaggaAAAGGGGTGAGGGGATTTACCTACATGATcaa of the Magnolia sinica isolate HGM2019 chromosome 7, MsV1, whole genome shotgun sequence genome contains:
- the LOC131251090 gene encoding uncharacterized protein LOC131251090: MDSFSAEDLPKIGGIATVSLLHSFIPTHWLPFSIVGRAQKWTLSRTLFVTACGAILHVMSTSLLGITAITMANSIAGEDMVHKLASLLLVVLGGSYILLFMLGKGGHSHSHNHPMEKMAVAGLVLVPALSPCATTLPVFLAVGNSSSMMVLAIIVLLFSTVIVMTSLVALSFYGASQLKFHWVERYDKLLVGTVLCLVGILTLLFHDHEGHGHSMGEKLHRRLIGL